The genomic stretch ACATGGTCTTACGACTTTGCGGAGACCTGTGTTTTTGGTAAACAGTCGCCCGGGCCTGGTCACTGCGACCCCCTTTTGCGAGGGGGCACCCCTTCTCCCGAAGTTACGGGGCTATTTTGCCGAGTTCCTTAGAGAGAGTTGTCTCGCGCCCCTAGGTATTCTCTACCTACCCACCTGTGGGATCAAAGGAGCTAAGTTGAGTTCATATACGTGGCTGTGGCCGTGTTTGGTTGTTTTTGGTATTGGTCTAATATGAAATATGATAGTGTTTGATTACATGTATAGATTAAAGTTTTAGGTATTTGATATGTAGGTTCCCTACGTCCTACATGAATCAAGTCATCCTATATGAAGAGGGAagctcggatggaaaaactgtaTGACAGCAACCTCTTATGCATAGTCGCATGCATGGATTTAATTCTAAGTGAGGAACCAAACAAAGCAGAACGAAACCACCCAATTAAAATCGTGCTAGAACCAACTCTTGCCTACCAATCAGCCCCTGAGGCCAGCAACTTTCTCGTCACTCGTCAGACGCCACTCATGCTCGCGTCACCTCACGCTCACGGTGTGATCTTGCATCCAACCCACGCCTATGCGCGCCCCGCGCACCACCATGCCCACGACTAGTCGCAGGAGCTACGCTGGCCATGCAGGTCCGTGCTACCCGCCGCGCGCTCCGCCGATCCGCCACTTCCATGCGGGCTGCAGCCGGGAGCCGGACAAGTTCCTCTACGACGCGACGCGAGTGCGGCCGCCTGCCTGCCTGGGCCTGGCCGATGACCGGAGGGCGTTTGATGGAATGCCGCACGGGGACGTGGTCGCGCGCCAGGACCCGCCGTGATGTCCGGGAGCCGCCGCGCGGCTCTGAGCCTCTTGAAGCAGATCATCACAGGAAGGTGCCCAATGCCTGTACGGTGGTGTTGGGCCTGGAGTTCACGAGGCAGGTGCATCGTCGTGTACCCATGTCATGTGGTAAGCCTGCAGTAGGAGTTTTGGTGATCCATGCCTTGGTTCCTCCCTGGTCGAGGTCGAGGCTTACAGGTGCTGTGGGGACTTGGGAGTTGGGAGGTGGACATTGCTGACAGAACCGTCTCGCCTGCCGCTGCGAACTGATGCAGTGATTGATGCATCGTGGGATGCCCTGGTAAATGGGGCTGGAAGTGGGAAGTGACGCTGATGGGAATTAGTTGCTTGATTGAAACACAGCATGGTCATGGTCATGCTGGAAAGGGACTGTTTTCACGTTCCATGTGGAATCCGGTGATGAGATATAAGCATGTACGAGTACTAACTTTACCTACTATTCTGAACACTGAACTGTTGCAAGGAATTCAATTCAACCTGTTCATGCTTTGGTGATCATAAAATGTTAGAGAGGTGCTGGAGCCTGAAGCTGTTGTGGATAGTTCTTTGATGCGATAGTTGGTGCCGTTCAAGACTTCAAGGTGCAACAATCTTGATCTTCTGCAGACTGACATTTTTCACACCTATCTATAGAGTTTATGTTGGAAGATACTCTGAGGAAAGGCTTGAAGAGTTTTCAAGCAGACTATTTCTGTACCCTTTTCAGCTAACAATATAATTATGTAGGCATTTTGAGATGTGGCGCTACTTGAGACATGGAGATAAGGTTCAAGCATATGTTCTGAAAAGTGGCCTGCAAGGAGATACTGATATTTCAACTATCGGTATTTCCTTGACTAAAGAAAAAGTTGAGTTCTCATGGACAGTGATTATGGCAAGGTGTGCTAAATTGATGAATTTATAAGGTAATAGAATGCTTCAGTTCAATGCTTCAAGGAAAGAAAATGGTCTAATGATATTGCTTTGGTAATCTCCTTGAGTGTTTGCTCTGATTTGGCATCCTTAGGTTGCAGGTTCCAGCTACATGGGTGGGTGATCAAATCAGTTTGGAACAATTTAATGTTTCCATTGCTTGCTCCAGTTGGCATGCATATAAAGTGAGAGCATAATGTATCTTCAGATGCTATTCAATCAGTCAAAATGTGATGAAGTTGCATGGAATGTGATCAGCTGTGGTTGTTCCAATCTGGTCATCCATACAAGGAACTGATTGCTTTCCAACAAATGATAGACATTGGGAAGAAACCCAATAGGATCTCTTCTGCAGGGTTTCTGTTAGTTTGTAGTCGTGTGGGCTACTTGATGAATGAAGGAACTACTTTATACAATGTCTTATGGGATTTTACCCTTATAGAATGAACACTATGGTTGCATGGTTGACATTCTGATGAAGGCTGGAAAACTTGTTCAAGCTGAATCTATGGCCAGGTCATATTGTTGTCAATACTTATTTCCAGATTTTAGAAGATGGAGTGATGCATGGTCAGATATGCATGTTCTTGTTGCAAGACCGATGCTCAAAATATTGAAATTTGCTTGACATGTTTGCTGCCTGTTCATCGTGCCTTTTTTTTTCCTGCAATCTCTGATGCTACCAGTCGGCTCTACAGTGCCCTTACGGACAAGATTGATCAGACCAGAAGGAAGTTCCATATATGTGGGTAGTTTTTTGTACCGGTGAAAAAAAGAGCAAAGGCAGGCTCCTGAATTGTTATCACTGAAAATATTGCCTGTTCTGTAGCATATCTAGCTTATGCTGTTACTGTCTTGGCTATTATGTGACTTCAGAAGATTAACATAATAAATTCTAGTATTAGAAATTTGGATTTGCCTTAAGAGTTAGAGACTATAGTTTCCCACTTTGGCATCAATTAATTCACAATTCATGTTCTTCCATGCCATGCTACAGTTTATTGAATGACATAGTACAAAGCATAGACACTCATCTCTAAATTGTGGCGCTCTGAACACAGACTGAGGACATATCATGCTGAATGCAGAATGGGGACTCTTATCAATCGAGGCATATAAAAATTACCAGGCAATCAAGCCTGTACTTGCGAACTAAGAGTTGATCAGTAATCAGTGTGGCACACGGAGGGCTGGATGCTGGATTGCTGGGTTGCTCATCTCGCATTTGCTGTAGTCAAACTGGGAAGCTTGTGCAGGTGCGGCGATCATTTTGCTGACCAACTTCAGTAGTGTCTTTTCCAGTTCCTCGCCGCTATTCCACGGGTGAACCTCAGCCTTGAGAAGCTGCTTGTTGTTGCAGATGAGATTCCAAAGGGGGTAGTTCTCCTTTGGCATGACATAGTCCCCTTCCCCCAGCTTGAGGGATGGGCAGTAATCTCCCTTGCCGTCACCGATGTAGATGAAGTGCTGCTTCTTGTCACTGGCTGTTGCTTGGATCCTCTCGATTATCTTGCCCTGCACATGGTGAGCACATTTTTAGTTTATGTATGCTGAATTATCAGTGAGTTTTCGCATCTTGATATGAGCAATGCACATAGATTTTAGCACGCTGGGCACTTAATGAAGTGTTGAAAGTACAATATGAATATTCAGATTGCAGAGCACATGCAGTCAGACATCTTGCAATAAATTTATGCTGTTTCTTTTCTTTGATAGATAGATCTCGCTGTTTGTTTTGTCTGCAGTGACCACGTGCGGCGAGCGTTGGAGGAGTGAAGCTGACATTGAATTTCTGAACCGATCGATCCGGCGTCCTACTGTTTGGTAGTACCTTGCACATGTTGTCAGGGCAGAGGCTGCAGCcgtgcggcgcggcggcggagtcGTGGAACGGCGAGATCCTAAGCCTGCCGTCGGCGTCGACGGTCGCCGGGTTGGTGACGATCTCGGAGAAGCAGCCGAGCACGCCGTGGTGCGCCAGGACGGTCTCGATGAAGAAGGTGTTGGCGTCGCTCACCACCTTGAGGTCACACCTGCAACAGCCAACAagcagagcagcagcagcagcagcaacacgcCAGCATCAACGATCGGCCCCAGACGCAAATGGCTACAGTGAGGAACGTGGTCGGCACGGTGGTGCGTAGCTTacccgagcgccgccgccgccgtcttgaCCGCGGACACGACGTGCGCGTCGAGCGGCGCGCTCCTGAGGCAGTCGCGGATGTCCTCTGGCGTCTTCCCCCTGGCGTGCAGCTCCGCCATCATCCTGTCCTGGAACAAAAGACAAACCGAAATGGCGGAATCGACTCGGCGCACGTCTTCCACTTCCCCCCCCCCTGGACTGGAGCCTGGAGGGAGGTTACCGGACGAGGAGAGGAGACGTGTCGTGGGCATGAACGTTACCATGAGTGGGTTCCAGCGCATGGTTGGGCGCAGGCGCCGGAAGGCGTCGGCGGCGCCGAGCTTGGTGATGACCCAGTCGTCGCTGTCCCAGTCGATGATGGTCCGGTCGAAGTCGAACACCACCACCACGGctggggcgggggcgggggcggacGCCATGGGCGGCGGATGGCaaggggagggggaggaggacgGAGGGAAGAGGTTCTCCGCGGCTCTTATTTCGCGGCGTGTTGGTGTTGGGgagcgctgccgctgccgctgccgcacccgtctcctctcctcctctgctttatatatatatagcccggGGTTGCTGACTTGTTAGGTTTGCGCGTCGCGTCGTGGTCAGCAGTCACATGTGTCGCCATTTGCCGTGGCACTGCACTCTGCTGCCGAGTGTTTGCTGTTTGGCTCCGTCCTCCTTCCACTACTCCGTGAAGGCGTCAATTCAACCAGAGTGATGCCGGAGACAACCAGATTCGTATTGCCATGCCACCCCGTTCATGCATCTCTTCTCGACTATTCATTCGTAGCAGGTACTCAAAGCCCGCTGCCATATCgattctttccttttttttccttttggttTTATTAGCATGATATAATCCATCCCATATCCATTTGAGCTCTTTATTACCTTACAATAATTAAGCTGGAATTCTCAGCTTCTTCTAAAAATTCTCAGCTTCTTCTAAAAAA from Sorghum bicolor cultivar BTx623 chromosome 3, Sorghum_bicolor_NCBIv3, whole genome shotgun sequence encodes the following:
- the LOC8082203 gene encoding thiamine phosphate phosphatase-like protein isoform X2 — translated: MASAPAPAPAVVVVFDFDRTIIDWDSDDWVITKLGAADAFRRLRPTMRWNPLMDRMMAELHARGKTPEDIRDCLRSAPLDAHVVSAVKTAAAALGCDLKVVSDANTFFIETVLAHHGVLGCFSEIVTNPATVDADGRLRISPFHDSAAAPHGCSLCPDNMCKGKIIERIQATASDKKQHFIYIGDGKGDYCPSLKLGEGDYVMPKENYPLWNLICNNKQLLKAEVHPWNSGEELEKTLLKLVSKMIAAPAQASQFDYSKCEMSNPAIQHPALRVPH
- the LOC8082203 gene encoding thiamine phosphate phosphatase-like protein isoform X1, with product MASAPAPAPAVVVVFDFDRTIIDWDSDDWVITKLGAADAFRRLRPTMRWNPLMVTFMPTTRLLSSSGNLPPGSSPGGGEVEDVRRVDSAISVCLLFQDRMMAELHARGKTPEDIRDCLRSAPLDAHVVSAVKTAAAALGCDLKVVSDANTFFIETVLAHHGVLGCFSEIVTNPATVDADGRLRISPFHDSAAAPHGCSLCPDNMCKGKIIERIQATASDKKQHFIYIGDGKGDYCPSLKLGEGDYVMPKENYPLWNLICNNKQLLKAEVHPWNSGEELEKTLLKLVSKMIAAPAQASQFDYSKCEMSNPAIQHPALRVPH